The Opitutales bacterium genome segment ATTTCTCTTTGACGGCCATCAAATGGATGTATCGCTTGCGCTCGCAAAATCTGCAAAAGAAATGGGTATACCCAGCCTACTTGATGCAGGCTCAAATAAAGCCGGCATGAATGAGCTGGCTCACCTCGTCACACACATCGCAGCGTCTGCTCACTATGCTCAATCAGTCACAGACGAGTCTCAGAGCGTCGCAGCGGCCGAGAAATTCAGAGCCATTCATGATGCAAAACAACTTCAGTGCGTCACCCATGGCTCGGAAGGCCTCTATTGGTCCCAAGTAGGTCAAAAACTAAAATACATGAAGGCAACCCCGGTCTCTGAGGTAGACACAAACGGTTGTGGAGATGCATTCCATGGCGCTCTGGCTTGGGCAATTTCGGAAAACTACGTTATCGCAGAAGCGATCGAATGGGCCGCGCTTGCGGGCGCACTCACCGCCACGCAATACGGCGCGTTCCCGAGCCTTCCCACGAAAACAAACCTGACTTATTGGAGACATACGTATGCCGGGCCTAATTGAAACAACGGGGACATGTCTCCAACTGCCTTTGTTGTGGTCGCGCCGCTCTGTCGGGGCGCGGGCCGTTGCTTCGATCAACACCGTAGGGGGCGAGGCGACAGAGCGCCTCAACCAATGGAGCCGAGGAGCGACTACTGGAAAGACTCCCCGCCCCTCCAATTGCACCCTCCTGTAACCGATGGCCAAAAAGATGGTTGGCTCTTAATCATCACAAGCCTCGGGTGGGCCTAAGGCCCTCAAATTTCCGAAATTCAATCTGTGTATATCCGCGCAATCTGTGGTTCATTAAAAATTCCAAATCCCATGGGATCACTGTGAAAGAATATAGCTAAACTTCACGGACATACTGATTTTCAAGAATAGCGAAAAAACGATCTTGCGGCTCTTCCACATGAGACATCCGTGTCAGTTCACCAAATGCCGGTAATATCATCGCCCTCGAACGCAACCAGAACCCGCGAACCAAAACACTCTGCCTCGGACCGAGTTTAACCCGACGCCCAGGGTGGAAGTGCCCCATAACAGATGGAAGATCCGTATCCATTTTTCGATCGCCATGCATATAACAAATCGATGAGGAAATGAGGCTCACCTCAGTTTGCACACCGACGTCACGCCACAACGCAGACCAAGCGCGATCGTGGTTTCCCATAAGCAGGAGCACGGGGCACCGTAAGTCTTTAACAAAGCGTCTGAGCCTATCTTTCAACACCGCACCGTCTTCGAGTCGTGCATGAATCCAATCGCCCAGCACAACTAAACGATGCGCGTTATACCGTTCAGCCAATTGGGTGACTCTAACAAACTCATCCACCGTTGCTTGCTCCGGCATCGCTACCCCAGATTCTTGTAACTTCAGGGCCTTTCCAAGATGCCAATCTGCAATAAGAAGCTCCTTCGTATCTTCACGAAATAGGGCCCTACCCGGATCCAAGATCCAATCCACACCTTGCCAAGCAAGTCGATAACCCTTGTGCGACGGAATCATCAAACCGTCTTTCACTCGTCTAAGCCAAACTGCTTGCGTGCACTGTTCACGTCCTGAGCAATTTGACTTTTCAGAGAGTCAAAACCATCAAACTTCATTTCGGGACGAATGAAATCATGCCAATAAACACGCAAAGGATCTCCGGGTGTAACATGAGGATCGCGATCCAAGACATGCACCTCAAGAAGCGGCTCCTTCAGATCACCCACCGTCGGCCTGAGGCCGTAGTTAGCGACAGACGGCATACGCGCACCATCGGCGTCAGCACCGGATTTCTCCACCTCCACCTGATAGACGCCATAGCGCGGTTTTAAATCTGGATTCCATACTAAGTTCATTGTGGGGAACCCAATTTTACGCCCATTTTGCTTTCCGGGAATCACTTCGCCTCCACACACATAAGTATATCCTAGAAGCTGGTTTGCTGCTGCAATGTCACCTCTTGAGATCTGGCTTCGGATACGGGTGCTGCTGATCGCCTCCCCACCAGCCCGTACACGGTTACCAGAAAACACCTGGATCTGTTCTGCCGACGCCTGCTCTATCAGAGAAGTAATATCTCCGGCGCGCTGCGCTCCGTAACGGAAATTCTCTCCAACAAATATTTGCTTCAATTCAGGCAGATGCTTCTTGAGCATTGGAATGAAGGCTTCTGCGTCGAGGGATGCGAAGTCAGCGTCGAAGTTGAGTTCTATCATTAGATCCACCCCGTTCGTCGCTAGCTTAAATCTCTTCTGATAGGGGTTCAGAATCATTAGCTTGGGATCTTCCGGGGTAAACAACCGGCTCGGATGAGGCCAAAATGTCAGCACTGCCACCATGCCACCGCGCAGTCGAGACAGTCTCCGAGCGGCATCGAGTACTGACTGATGACCCAAATGCACGCCATCAAACATACCCACAGCTAAAAACACAGGGCCTTTTCCAGACGCTACCGCCCCAGCTTCTTCAAGTGTTCTTACGTGCTCCATAACAAGAGGTTGAGCCCGCCCCATCAGGACATCACATGACTTGGCACCGCTTTATTAACTGGGATCAACACCGAGCGTTTGTCTGCATTCGACATCTCCTTAAGAGACTCCAAATCATGGGATTCTGAAATCAAGAAACGATCAATTTTCGTCCGTCGCAAGGCCGACAAGTGCGCACCGCATTCGAGCTTCGCACCAAGATCATGCGCCACGCTACGAACATAAGTACCTTTGCTGCATGCGAGTTCAAAATCGATGTCTGGTGTCTCGAAGCGTTTCATCTCAAATTTGCTGACACGTATAAACCGTGGCTCGCGCTCCACCGTCTTACCTTTACGTGCCATTTTGTAGAGCGGCACTCCTTTGATCTTCTTTGCCGAGAACATTGGGGGTTCCTGGTATTGGTCGCCAACGAAAGCAGCCATTGACATCATGAGGCTCTCCTCGCGCAGCTCCGGCACCGGCTTTGTGTCCAAAACCTCACCATCTGCGTCATAAGAATCTGTTTCGACACCGAGCGTAATCGTCCCGGTGTAGACCTTGTCGAGACTCATCAAGAACTGCGAAATTTTGGTAGCACGCCCCACGAGCACAATCATCAACCCGGTGGCCATGGGATCGAGAGTGCCCGCATGCCCGACTTGCTTTAATTGATATATCCGACGCACACGATCTACCACATCGTGGGACGTAATGCCCTGAGGTTTATCTACTAAAAGAACACCCTCTGGTTTGTTTTCCTGAACAGACATAAGACTTTAACCTTCTTCGCGGTCTATGGCATGTAATTGCTTACCCACAGCTTCAATCAATACCGGGTAAAATTCCTCGATCGAGCAGTCTTGATTCAATCCTGCAGCAGCGGCATGACCCCCGCCGGAGAACTGTTTAGCGACTTGATCGACGCGATACTTAGGATCTTTTGCTCTCAAGCTACCTTTCAGCTTACCCCGATACTCCTCTAGAAGGATACCCATATCGACGCCCTCAATGGCACGCGCATAATCCACTAGTCCTTCCGAGTCCTCAGGAGTCGTGCCGGTAGATTCATACACACCGTCCTCAATCAATCCCACCACCACACGGCCATCAAACTCCTTGCGAAAGGACGCCAGAAAACGCTGTAAGAGCTGCAACTTGCCATAGGTCTCATTTTCGTAGAGCTCGTAGGCAGCTGTTGCCGGGTCTGCTCCGAGAGACATCAAGCGGCGACACACGTTAAATACCGCCTCGGTCGTCGCCGAAAACCGGAATTGGCCAGTATCCGTTGCGATTCCGATGTAGAGTGCCTGAGCGGCCACTGCATCGACGACATAACCCCCATCCAGCGCCAGGTTCGCGAGAATTTCGCCTGTTGCCGCCGCGGTGCCTATAATGATATTTTCCTCAGCATAGCCTGGGTTCGAGAGATGATGATCGATATTGAGACGGATCGTATCCACCCGCTCCTTTAGATGAGGACCAAAACGCTTGATATCAGCACAATCTACACTGACTAAGGCATCTGCTGTTCCATCCCATTCTGCGGAAGTCATGAAAGGTGTATCGCCAACAAAAGGCTTAAGCACACGAGGCACAGAATCATTATTGACGCAAAAGGCATCGATTCCACTGGCCCGGAATATACGGCATAACCCGACTTGGGAGCCAATACAGTCACCATCTGGACGCACATGCCCCAAGACAGCCACACGTTTCCCACGCAAACTGTTCAGGGCAGCATCGAATATTGGCTGCTGCTCTGGGTAGCTCAAAACCTCAGCGCTCATAAATCACTCCGCCTGTTCTTTAGATGGTGGCTCTTCGTCAACTATCGAATCGATCAGCGACACAGTCCGCGTACCGCGAGCCATGGAATCGTCTTCGACATACTTTAGGAACGGTGTGTATTTTATCTTCACCATTTTGGAAACACTCTGTCGCAAGGGCGCTGCGACCCGGTGAAAAAATTTTCGTGCAGCACGGCTCTTCTCTTCATCGCCGAGAACCGAATAATAGACCACACCGCTGCGTAGATCCGGAGACACGTCTACATCCGTTATGGTGATGTAAACGGACTCGTCCTTGTAAGTCGTGTGGAGCTGCAACGATAGCTCGCGCATCAGCAGCTCGTTGACTCGGGTGATTCTCTTTCCCATGGCGTAATCTTCCCGGTTATTTCAAAGAAACCCGACCTCAGAGCGAGGCACGGATTTTCTCTACTTCAAAGCACTCGATGATATCGCCCTCCTCGTAGGAATTGATATCCTGAAGATGAATACCGCATTCGTAGCCAGCACGCACTTCTGATACGTCGTCCTTGAAGCGTCGCAGGGTATCAATCTTAGCCTCGCCCACCATCTCGCCTTTGCGCATGAGACGCGCCTTGGCATTGCGGGAAATACCACCGTCGATCACCATGCAACCAGCCACTTGACCACGACCAATACTGAAGACCTGGCGAATTTCAGCGCTACCGACCTTCTTTTCGCGCAATTCGGGATCGAGTAGATCGGCCATGGCTTCGGTTACCATATCCAACAACTCATAAATGATGCTGTGTTGGTAGATATCGATACCGTGGTGTTTCGCCAGACCTTGCACACCATTTTCGATACGGACGTTGAAGCCCAGAATCGCAGAACCCGCCGTGGTTGCCAGAGTCACGTCAGCTTTGGTGATTGGGCCAACAGA includes the following:
- the rbfA gene encoding 30S ribosome-binding factor RbfA — its product is MGKRITRVNELLMRELSLQLHTTYKDESVYITITDVDVSPDLRSGVVYYSVLGDEEKSRAARKFFHRVAAPLRQSVSKMVKIKYTPFLKYVEDDSMARGTRTVSLIDSIVDEEPPSKEQAE
- the ribF gene encoding riboflavin biosynthesis protein RibF gives rise to the protein MEHVRTLEEAGAVASGKGPVFLAVGMFDGVHLGHQSVLDAARRLSRLRGGMVAVLTFWPHPSRLFTPEDPKLMILNPYQKRFKLATNGVDLMIELNFDADFASLDAEAFIPMLKKHLPELKQIFVGENFRYGAQRAGDITSLIEQASAEQIQVFSGNRVRAGGEAISSTRIRSQISRGDIAAANQLLGYTYVCGGEVIPGKQNGRKIGFPTMNLVWNPDLKPRYGVYQVEVEKSGADADGARMPSVANYGLRPTVGDLKEPLLEVHVLDRDPHVTPGDPLRVYWHDFIRPEMKFDGFDSLKSQIAQDVNSARKQFGLDE
- a CDS encoding metallophosphoesterase; amino-acid sequence: MIPSHKGYRLAWQGVDWILDPGRALFREDTKELLIADWHLGKALKLQESGVAMPEQATVDEFVRVTQLAERYNAHRLVVLGDWIHARLEDGAVLKDRLRRFVKDLRCPVLLLMGNHDRAWSALWRDVGVQTEVSLISSSICYMHGDRKMDTDLPSVMGHFHPGRRVKLGPRQSVLVRGFWLRSRAMILPAFGELTRMSHVEEPQDRFFAILENQYVREV
- the truB gene encoding tRNA pseudouridine(55) synthase TruB, yielding MSVQENKPEGVLLVDKPQGITSHDVVDRVRRIYQLKQVGHAGTLDPMATGLMIVLVGRATKISQFLMSLDKVYTGTITLGVETDSYDADGEVLDTKPVPELREESLMMSMAAFVGDQYQEPPMFSAKKIKGVPLYKMARKGKTVEREPRFIRVSKFEMKRFETPDIDFELACSKGTYVRSVAHDLGAKLECGAHLSALRRTKIDRFLISESHDLESLKEMSNADKRSVLIPVNKAVPSHVMS
- a CDS encoding DHH family phosphoesterase, with product MSAEVLSYPEQQPIFDAALNSLRGKRVAVLGHVRPDGDCIGSQVGLCRIFRASGIDAFCVNNDSVPRVLKPFVGDTPFMTSAEWDGTADALVSVDCADIKRFGPHLKERVDTIRLNIDHHLSNPGYAEENIIIGTAAATGEILANLALDGGYVVDAVAAQALYIGIATDTGQFRFSATTEAVFNVCRRLMSLGADPATAAYELYENETYGKLQLLQRFLASFRKEFDGRVVVGLIEDGVYESTGTTPEDSEGLVDYARAIEGVDMGILLEEYRGKLKGSLRAKDPKYRVDQVAKQFSGGGHAAAAGLNQDCSIEEFYPVLIEAVGKQLHAIDREEG
- a CDS encoding carbohydrate kinase; this translates as MDVDIVCVGLACWDLNYYIAEHPGPDDKIHAHKSFGCPGGPALNAAVQIARLGGSVAFLGRLGNDSWGESIADALEHEGVRTGLIHWDHQPTPLATILIKPDGKRSVVSPAPAESLDSTYIQPSDYQPKLFLFDGHQMDVSLALAKSAKEMGIPSLLDAGSNKAGMNELAHLVTHIAASAHYAQSVTDESQSVAAAEKFRAIHDAKQLQCVTHGSEGLYWSQVGQKLKYMKATPVSEVDTNGCGDAFHGALAWAISENYVIAEAIEWAALAGALTATQYGAFPSLPTKTNLTYWRHTYAGPN